From a single Haladaptatus caseinilyticus genomic region:
- a CDS encoding carbohydrate ABC transporter permease codes for MSFTNMSLIDPDYQYVGLEAFQRVILSQSFWTMAKATVIFVAISVVLQIVLGMILALAIDYGVKKHLYGSVSTRIAVLSAWVIPGIVIGILWKIMLIETNYGIVNYFLVQSGFSVVSFLSDPQMALLSTIAANTWRGTAFSMIMLYAGLQQVPQHLYDAARVDGARALQRFRYVTLPQIKPVVFINLVLITIYTLNTFDMIMSLTGGGPGHATEVLALFMYFEGFNRFNLGQAAAVAVMMLSVNVVMTVIYMRLFIDEEEF; via the coding sequence ATGAGCTTTACAAATATGAGTCTCATCGACCCCGACTACCAATACGTCGGGTTAGAAGCCTTTCAGCGAGTTATTTTGTCACAGTCATTTTGGACGATGGCAAAGGCGACGGTCATTTTTGTTGCTATTAGTGTCGTTCTTCAGATTGTATTGGGAATGATACTTGCTCTCGCGATCGACTATGGTGTCAAAAAACACCTATATGGAAGTGTGTCGACTCGTATTGCGGTGCTATCTGCCTGGGTTATCCCAGGTATTGTAATCGGTATCCTCTGGAAAATCATGCTTATCGAGACGAATTATGGGATAGTGAACTATTTTCTTGTACAATCCGGGTTTTCTGTCGTCTCATTTCTGTCAGACCCACAGATGGCACTTCTCTCAACGATTGCTGCTAATACATGGCGAGGGACCGCATTTTCTATGATCATGCTCTATGCCGGTCTCCAACAGGTCCCTCAACATTTATACGACGCAGCGAGAGTGGACGGAGCAAGAGCGCTACAGCGCTTCCGGTATGTCACCCTACCACAGATAAAGCCGGTCGTGTTCATTAATCTCGTCCTGATCACCATCTATACTCTCAACACTTTCGACATGATTATGAGTCTTACAGGAGGTGGCCCTGGGCATGCAACCGAAGTACTTGCTCTGTTTATGTATTTTGAAGGGTTCAATAGATTCAATTTGGGACAAGCCGCTGCAGTGGCCGTCATGATGCTGTCGGTAAACGTAGTGATGACGGTAATTTATATGCGGTTGTTTATCGACGAGGAGGAGTTCTAA
- a CDS encoding extracellular solute-binding protein, whose translation MRKQDTHYDFTRRTVLKLSTTAGMSAGLSALAGCLGNNGSDGSSGKIVAKDQIGAGDGNPSLTYWMLPDQSHTTTENKNVAKTVEKFFQTWAKKHSDAGIQIEYQTNLEQMKTKLLQVVARGSAPSMSQVDSFWVPNFYKDLQPVSDVIKNPDDWYPFIKDVAVQEGEWKTVWKSTDCRALYYRQDLMDKYNDGKPPKTWDELIQVGETIKKQENMSGYMYNGGKWEATTFDNLAMFWAQGGDLVNDKGKPVLDDGKNKKALLNVFQFFKRTIDSGVTPKRIANINDYALLEQAALNGETAMFLGGNWQISTMKQKADEETWKNWKVAKIPQMKADIASTGTGGWTEGVFTSNKQKRKAATDFVGMYAKRENMASYCKASGTLPTRKSVYEGTKYFSEDPYMQVYKKLLKNGRARPGYPIYLTISSEWQTAAGKVITGQASPEKAVDTMISNVNSQYNS comes from the coding sequence ATGCGAAAACAAGACACACACTATGATTTCACGCGTCGAACTGTACTAAAATTAAGTACCACTGCGGGAATGAGTGCCGGTCTAAGTGCTCTCGCAGGTTGTCTCGGTAATAATGGATCTGATGGATCATCAGGAAAGATAGTGGCAAAGGATCAAATTGGAGCAGGTGACGGTAACCCGTCGCTTACCTACTGGATGCTTCCCGATCAATCCCACACTACCACAGAAAATAAAAACGTAGCAAAAACTGTCGAAAAGTTCTTTCAGACATGGGCAAAAAAGCACTCAGATGCAGGCATACAGATAGAGTATCAGACAAATCTTGAACAAATGAAAACTAAGCTACTCCAAGTCGTTGCAAGGGGAAGTGCACCGTCAATGTCGCAAGTAGATTCTTTCTGGGTTCCTAATTTCTATAAAGATTTGCAGCCAGTAAGCGATGTAATTAAAAACCCCGATGACTGGTATCCGTTTATTAAAGACGTAGCGGTTCAGGAAGGAGAGTGGAAAACTGTTTGGAAGAGTACCGATTGCCGAGCATTATACTATCGACAAGATTTGATGGATAAATACAACGACGGAAAGCCACCTAAGACTTGGGATGAGCTTATCCAAGTCGGAGAAACTATCAAAAAACAGGAAAATATGAGCGGATACATGTATAACGGAGGAAAATGGGAGGCTACTACATTCGATAATTTAGCAATGTTTTGGGCACAGGGGGGCGACTTAGTAAATGATAAAGGAAAACCAGTTCTGGACGATGGCAAGAACAAGAAAGCCCTTCTCAATGTTTTCCAGTTTTTCAAGCGCACGATCGACTCAGGAGTGACCCCAAAACGCATTGCTAATATCAATGACTATGCCCTACTTGAACAAGCGGCCCTGAACGGGGAGACCGCAATGTTCCTTGGGGGAAATTGGCAGATATCGACGATGAAACAGAAAGCTGATGAAGAAACATGGAAAAATTGGAAGGTTGCGAAAATCCCTCAGATGAAAGCAGATATAGCTTCTACGGGAACGGGTGGATGGACTGAAGGAGTGTTCACTTCCAATAAACAAAAGCGAAAAGCCGCTACAGATTTTGTCGGTATGTATGCAAAAAGAGAGAATATGGCGTCGTACTGTAAGGCATCGGGCACCTTACCGACTCGAAAATCGGTCTATGAGGGAACGAAATACTTCTCTGAAGATCCGTATATGCAAGTATATAAAAAACTACTCAAAAACGGTCGCGCCCGTCCAGGGTACCCGATCTATCTCACTATTTCTTCGGAATGGCAGACCGCTGCAGGGAAGGTCATAACTGGACAGGCATCTCCCGAAAAGGCAGTGGACACGATGATCAGCAACGTCAACTCACAATATAACAGCTAA
- a CDS encoding deoxyhypusine synthase, whose amino-acid sequence MTDEDTHSHVVPGSDEELSTPDVRGYDFRGSFDFDDLLQSYATTGFQATQLAEAIDIAEQMQAADATVYLTFTSNIVSSGLREVVAYLVREGFVDVLITTSGSLTEDVIKTAKPFKMGKWNADEGALRERGINRLGNIFVPSDRYVWLEEYLYEFFDDFFAEEKIRTPTAFARELGATLDDEDSVLKQAADNNVPVYCPALTDAEVGNFLYYYRQGYDAEVGIEILDDYDSLIQDGLLADETGLIAVGGGVPKHHAIMTNLFRGGADYVVYISTGVEGDGSLSGAPPNEAVSWGKIKNHETNYTQIEAEATLVLPLLVASAFKQE is encoded by the coding sequence ATGACCGACGAGGACACTCATAGTCACGTAGTTCCTGGGAGCGATGAAGAGCTAAGTACCCCAGATGTCCGAGGCTACGATTTCCGTGGTTCGTTCGATTTCGACGATTTACTCCAGTCGTACGCGACAACCGGATTCCAGGCGACACAACTCGCAGAAGCGATTGACATTGCCGAACAGATGCAAGCTGCGGACGCGACCGTCTATCTGACGTTCACTTCGAACATCGTCTCTTCGGGGCTTAGAGAGGTCGTCGCCTACCTCGTCCGTGAGGGATTCGTTGATGTACTCATTACGACATCGGGATCGCTGACCGAAGACGTAATCAAGACGGCGAAGCCGTTCAAGATGGGCAAGTGGAATGCGGACGAGGGAGCCCTTCGAGAGCGAGGTATCAACCGTCTCGGAAATATCTTCGTTCCGTCAGACCGCTACGTTTGGTTAGAAGAGTACCTCTACGAATTCTTCGATGACTTCTTCGCGGAAGAAAAGATTCGGACGCCGACGGCCTTCGCCCGTGAGTTAGGGGCGACGCTCGACGACGAAGATTCGGTGTTAAAGCAAGCCGCAGACAACAACGTTCCCGTCTACTGTCCGGCATTGACCGATGCCGAAGTGGGGAACTTCCTATACTACTACCGGCAGGGGTACGATGCAGAGGTAGGAATTGAGATCCTTGACGACTACGATTCGCTCATCCAAGACGGTCTGCTTGCCGACGAGACGGGGCTGATAGCAGTGGGTGGTGGAGTGCCGAAGCACCACGCCATCATGACGAATCTATTCAGGGGCGGTGCGGATTACGTCGTCTACATCTCTACCGGCGTCGAGGGCGACGGGTCGCTCTCTGGTGCCCCGCCGAACGAGGCGGTTTCGTGGGGGAAAATAAAGAACCACGAAACGAATTATACTCAAATCGAGGCGGAAGCAACGCTCGTGCTTCCATTACTAGTTGCGAGTGCGTTTAAACAGGAGTGA
- a CDS encoding carbohydrate ABC transporter permease, giving the protein MSTETQIRSIANVLSTYTMATYLVFAVAMVFFLFPVFWVMSMSIRLPGEVLTYPVQLIPQQVTFEPYRQVLQDSSMVTWIFNSLKIAVLEVIGIIVVAVPAAYAFSRFDFRGKKHTLFIILLFQMISPVVIVIPLYNMMAELNLLDTHIGLILLYIGLQVPFSIWLLKSYFDTIPSGLDEAARVDGCNRLQMLIYILLPSMGPGIAVVAIFNFVFSWAEFVMAFTVLGESELYTVSIGLFSFQGQYSTDWRVIAAASVIAMLPLLIMFIGLQRYFVKGLVEGAVKG; this is encoded by the coding sequence ATGAGTACAGAAACCCAAATACGGTCGATTGCTAACGTACTTTCGACCTATACTATGGCCACCTATCTCGTGTTCGCTGTCGCGATGGTTTTCTTTTTGTTCCCGGTTTTCTGGGTTATGTCGATGAGTATTCGCCTTCCTGGTGAGGTGCTCACCTATCCAGTGCAACTCATTCCCCAGCAAGTCACGTTCGAACCGTATCGGCAAGTGCTTCAAGATTCATCGATGGTGACCTGGATCTTTAACTCATTGAAAATCGCTGTATTAGAGGTAATCGGCATCATTGTCGTTGCAGTTCCTGCAGCATATGCATTTTCTCGATTCGATTTCAGAGGGAAAAAACATACCCTCTTTATCATTCTCTTGTTCCAGATGATTTCACCGGTTGTCATCGTGATTCCGCTCTATAATATGATGGCGGAATTGAACCTTCTCGACACACACATCGGGCTCATCCTGTTGTATATTGGTCTGCAAGTGCCATTCTCAATATGGCTTCTAAAGAGTTACTTTGACACAATTCCATCTGGACTCGATGAAGCAGCTCGTGTCGATGGTTGTAACAGGCTACAAATGCTGATATACATCCTTTTGCCATCGATGGGTCCTGGTATTGCAGTGGTTGCCATCTTCAACTTTGTCTTTTCATGGGCAGAGTTCGTGATGGCATTTACTGTTCTTGGGGAATCCGAACTCTACACAGTCTCTATTGGCTTATTCTCTTTTCAAGGTCAATACTCGACAGACTGGAGAGTTATCGCTGCAGCCAGTGTTATCGCGATGTTACCTCTTCTTATTATGTTCATTGGATTACAGCGTTATTTCGTTAAGGGCTTGGTTGAAGGAGCTGTTAAGGGATGA
- a CDS encoding ABC transporter ATP-binding protein: protein MSTIEIDNLTKKYQDANNNGITAVDDLNIKLADGEFLVLVGPSGCGKSTTLRCMAGLEPVTEGRIYFGSENVTDQTPEERNIAMVFQNYALYPNMTARQNIGFGLKMTTNISVEERTKRVQETAEMLDIENLLDDKPKELSGGQQQRVALGRAIVRAPEVFLMDEPLSNLDAKLRTTMRTEIQQLQSELEVTTVYVTHDQTEAMTMGDRIAVLDGGQLQQVGTPLECYYEPKNLFVANFIGEPSMNLFPLEVSGNELIGNEVSYALSDRIREAVADHRHVTLGIRPEDIEIVEDDDLNTFVGTIKVVEPMGDQNFLHLTIGGQDVIAAVPGEYEAKEGARVSLRIPEESIHVFATDSGKALLNCERHSTQLPTITNVEGETV, encoded by the coding sequence ATGTCGACAATAGAAATCGATAACCTGACAAAGAAGTACCAAGATGCAAACAATAATGGGATCACTGCGGTAGACGACCTAAATATCAAACTTGCCGATGGAGAATTCCTCGTCTTAGTTGGCCCTTCAGGGTGTGGAAAATCAACTACCCTTCGTTGTATGGCGGGACTTGAACCCGTGACAGAAGGCCGAATCTACTTTGGGAGTGAAAACGTTACCGATCAAACTCCCGAAGAACGCAACATCGCAATGGTGTTTCAGAACTATGCACTGTATCCAAATATGACTGCAAGGCAGAATATTGGGTTTGGGTTAAAGATGACGACAAATATTTCAGTGGAGGAACGGACTAAGCGAGTCCAAGAAACCGCGGAAATGCTCGACATTGAAAATTTACTAGACGACAAGCCCAAAGAGCTTTCAGGTGGACAACAACAGCGAGTGGCGCTTGGGCGTGCAATCGTCCGGGCGCCAGAAGTGTTTTTGATGGACGAACCACTCTCGAATCTAGATGCCAAACTCCGAACGACGATGCGAACTGAAATTCAGCAGCTGCAATCGGAACTGGAAGTGACAACAGTGTATGTCACCCACGATCAAACGGAAGCGATGACAATGGGTGATCGCATCGCTGTTCTGGATGGTGGTCAGCTACAACAGGTCGGAACGCCACTTGAATGCTACTACGAGCCGAAGAACCTGTTCGTGGCAAACTTCATTGGTGAACCATCAATGAACTTGTTCCCACTTGAGGTTAGCGGGAACGAGTTGATCGGAAATGAGGTCAGTTACGCTCTTTCAGATCGCATTCGAGAAGCGGTTGCAGACCATCGCCATGTCACGCTTGGGATTCGCCCAGAGGATATCGAAATCGTAGAAGATGATGATCTCAATACGTTCGTCGGCACCATCAAAGTGGTTGAACCGATGGGTGATCAAAACTTCCTTCATCTCACTATTGGAGGACAAGATGTGATAGCAGCTGTTCCAGGAGAATATGAGGCCAAAGAAGGTGCGAGAGTATCACTCAGAATCCCAGAAGAAAGCATCCATGTATTTGCTACGGATAGTGGAAAAGCACTTCTCAACTGTGAGCGCCATAGTACACAACTTCCGACAATTACGAACGTAGAGGGTGAAACTGTATGA
- a CDS encoding Gfo/Idh/MocA family protein, translating into MSIKLAAIGLGQLCMYELDTYNAMNNVEIIAGADISTECRDRFEERFDASSYDCYETMLEEHASQLDAVNIVTPHTLHYEQAMACLENDLHVFLEKPLVTDVEDAHNLVTSAQRRDRVLVVGYQRHYHPVYSKIKEIIDNEELGKIHTVSCYMGQNWIRKFPNAWRTDPDLSGGGQLYDSGSHLLDTLLWTTGTTPISVSAMMDYDDQSVDVNSSLSLQLKRNGRPVTASVTVTADGVEDPDTYEGLNIWGTKGRLTYGQDTLTITLRGKSPEKIMVEGKTDFQTLLTNKLKDFIEAVRGEHPPTVPGSFGQIVVALTEAAYEAHETKSVVDVRPYLDADPTPQS; encoded by the coding sequence ATGAGCATCAAACTTGCTGCGATAGGGCTTGGGCAGCTCTGTATGTATGAGTTAGATACTTACAATGCGATGAACAATGTTGAAATCATCGCCGGTGCAGATATTTCCACTGAATGTCGTGACCGATTTGAGGAACGATTTGACGCGTCATCGTATGACTGCTACGAGACGATGCTCGAAGAGCATGCCTCGCAACTCGATGCAGTCAATATTGTCACCCCTCACACGCTTCATTACGAACAGGCGATGGCTTGCTTAGAGAACGATCTTCATGTCTTTCTTGAAAAACCTCTAGTGACGGATGTTGAAGACGCACACAATCTCGTCACTTCTGCTCAACGACGAGATAGAGTACTTGTTGTAGGCTATCAGCGCCATTATCATCCTGTCTATTCTAAGATTAAAGAAATAATAGATAACGAGGAACTTGGGAAAATTCATACAGTTTCCTGTTATATGGGACAAAACTGGATTCGAAAATTCCCGAATGCATGGCGAACTGACCCGGACCTTTCGGGAGGTGGCCAGTTATATGATTCCGGTTCCCATCTTCTCGATACTCTCCTTTGGACAACAGGAACCACACCCATTTCTGTGTCCGCGATGATGGACTACGATGATCAAAGCGTTGATGTAAATAGTTCATTATCACTCCAACTCAAACGCAACGGTCGACCAGTGACGGCTAGCGTTACCGTCACTGCGGATGGGGTGGAAGATCCAGATACCTATGAAGGACTCAATATTTGGGGTACGAAGGGGCGTCTGACATATGGACAAGATACTTTGACAATTACTTTACGTGGAAAGTCACCAGAGAAGATAATGGTTGAGGGCAAGACTGACTTCCAGACTCTGCTTACAAATAAATTGAAGGATTTCATCGAAGCAGTTCGTGGTGAGCACCCACCAACGGTGCCAGGATCATTTGGTCAAATCGTTGTAGCGCTGACTGAGGCTGCTTACGAGGCCCACGAGACAAAATCTGTTGTTGATGTACGTCCCTACCTTGATGCGGATCCTACACCTCAATCATAA
- a CDS encoding MFS transporter — protein sequence MREAFRNRTFRRLFTGRVITNVGDSFYLVAAMWLVYSLTNDPVYTGIAGFVTMIPQVFQFLAGPLVDRWSIRRTLVGTQLIQAVVVSIIPIAHVFGFLTVEIVLIVMPVLSALNQLVYPAQSTALPRILDREELVAANSAFSVAYQGFDMVANGVGGVFISFFSVIALFVLDAITFGIAAIVFATVSIPSANTVPDDNQSGEPSTLSGDERQAKDSGNSIATDGDGSYTGAEDSDSYLTRMREGVGVLRGTPLVPLLAGAVIANFSVGMMLAATPAYADSLVVPEVMSQIGAAGVYGILMGSIAAGGFIGALASNIVATRPLGWSMIAGYTIAGLLWSGALLVNWLPLTGLLFALTNIPIGIVSVYVATVFQAAPPAEKVGRVSSIYGSASASMVPIGSLAGGVFAGWVSPRAAMAALGVAAIALALYVILNPELRELPSPDRVTIE from the coding sequence ATGCGTGAAGCCTTTCGAAATCGGACGTTTCGTCGGTTGTTTACAGGTCGTGTAATAACCAATGTTGGTGATAGCTTCTATCTTGTCGCCGCGATGTGGCTTGTCTACAGTTTGACGAATGATCCGGTCTACACAGGAATCGCCGGTTTCGTGACAATGATCCCACAAGTATTTCAGTTCCTTGCAGGACCACTGGTTGATCGGTGGTCAATTCGCCGAACGCTTGTCGGCACACAGCTCATTCAGGCGGTTGTCGTCTCGATTATTCCGATAGCCCATGTTTTTGGATTCCTTACCGTTGAGATAGTGCTCATCGTAATGCCTGTCCTTTCGGCACTCAACCAGTTAGTGTATCCGGCGCAGAGTACCGCACTCCCACGAATCCTTGATAGAGAAGAACTGGTCGCGGCCAATTCAGCGTTTTCGGTCGCCTACCAAGGGTTCGACATGGTAGCGAATGGGGTTGGTGGTGTCTTTATTAGTTTTTTCAGCGTGATTGCATTGTTTGTCCTTGACGCCATTACGTTCGGAATTGCTGCGATCGTATTTGCAACTGTCTCAATCCCATCTGCAAATACAGTACCGGATGACAACCAGTCCGGAGAACCCTCGACGTTATCAGGCGACGAGAGGCAAGCTAAGGATAGCGGAAATTCAATAGCCACAGACGGTGACGGATCATACACGGGAGCGGAAGACTCCGATTCCTATTTGACGCGTATGCGCGAAGGAGTGGGCGTTCTTCGTGGGACGCCTCTTGTACCGCTACTTGCCGGAGCAGTAATTGCCAACTTTTCTGTTGGGATGATGCTGGCAGCGACACCTGCGTACGCTGACTCCCTTGTCGTTCCAGAAGTGATGAGCCAAATCGGTGCAGCTGGTGTGTATGGGATCCTCATGGGGTCAATCGCAGCCGGCGGCTTCATCGGAGCCCTCGCCTCAAACATCGTTGCGACGCGTCCATTGGGATGGAGCATGATCGCCGGATACACGATTGCAGGGCTCCTTTGGAGTGGTGCACTCCTCGTGAACTGGCTCCCCTTGACGGGGCTGCTCTTTGCGCTGACTAACATTCCGATCGGGATCGTTTCTGTATATGTCGCCACAGTGTTTCAAGCCGCACCGCCAGCAGAGAAGGTTGGACGGGTGAGTAGTATTTACGGATCGGCATCAGCATCCATGGTTCCGATTGGTTCATTAGCTGGAGGAGTGTTCGCTGGCTGGGTCAGTCCTAGAGCTGCGATGGCCGCACTCGGGGTCGCAGCGATCGCATTGGCGTTGTATGTAATTCTGAATCCAGAGCTTCGTGAGTTACCATCTCCTGATCGTGTAACAATCGAGTAA
- a CDS encoding winged helix-turn-helix domain-containing protein, translated as MSDQFVQHIEPEEAFAALSDETRLKILQVLWKSDIQTIPFSELRRTVGMRDPGQFNYHLDKLIGQFVIKTDGGYRLTQAGKHVNGAIASGMYTADGTLDPIVLNHSCQNSGDPLMLRYENETVRIGCDSCSPCPAGWEAPIPPSVFAGYDRNEIPETVSQYFRTKVQQVTNGFCPFCNGHMKPTVELVDTMDGDQSSEIKFENSNNQSLDPVVLFDCQHCSTESQVALYHALLLAEPGVASFHYENGIVVQERFIWELSELSPVKIDIESRNPIQLDVTYRAGDSTLSVVVDEAFDIIEIDT; from the coding sequence ATGAGTGACCAGTTCGTCCAGCATATCGAGCCTGAGGAGGCGTTTGCTGCTCTCTCCGACGAGACACGCCTCAAAATCCTACAGGTGCTCTGGAAATCCGATATTCAAACGATACCCTTTTCGGAGTTGCGGCGGACCGTCGGAATGCGCGACCCTGGCCAATTCAACTACCATCTGGACAAACTCATAGGGCAATTCGTCATCAAGACCGATGGAGGATATCGGCTGACACAAGCGGGCAAGCACGTGAACGGGGCGATCGCGTCGGGAATGTACACAGCGGACGGGACTCTCGATCCGATCGTGTTGAATCACTCGTGCCAAAATAGTGGTGACCCTCTAATGCTACGGTATGAAAATGAAACCGTCCGCATCGGGTGTGATTCTTGTTCACCTTGTCCAGCCGGTTGGGAGGCTCCTATTCCGCCTTCTGTGTTTGCCGGGTATGACCGGAATGAGATTCCTGAAACTGTGAGTCAGTATTTCCGGACAAAAGTGCAACAAGTCACCAACGGCTTCTGCCCATTCTGTAATGGGCACATGAAGCCGACCGTAGAACTGGTTGATACGATGGATGGAGATCAATCATCAGAAATTAAGTTTGAAAACTCGAATAACCAGTCTCTCGATCCAGTAGTTCTGTTTGATTGCCAACATTGTAGCACCGAGTCGCAAGTTGCATTATACCATGCACTCTTACTCGCTGAGCCTGGTGTTGCCAGTTTTCACTACGAGAATGGAATTGTCGTTCAGGAGCGATTTATCTGGGAGCTATCTGAACTCAGTCCCGTTAAGATAGATATCGAAAGCCGAAATCCGATCCAATTGGATGTAACGTACCGAGCTGGTGACTCCACTCTTAGCGTAGTCGTTGACGAAGCGTTCGACATCATCGAGATAGACACGTAA